Proteins encoded together in one Passer domesticus isolate bPasDom1 chromosome 6, bPasDom1.hap1, whole genome shotgun sequence window:
- the DMAC2L gene encoding ATP synthase subunit s, mitochondrial, protein MMALGTLVRKPPLPPGGCRAFWGWLNAVFNKVDHERIRAVGPDRAASEWLLRCGALVRYQGSPKWQQDYNGLPTGPLGRYKIEAINATDSCIMYRGFDYLDGLEHVTDIRLEKCMYIQDQCLQRLGDTSNLQKSLQQLKIISCGNVTDKGILALHKLTNLEYLYLSDLPGIKEKEKTFRVLQQALPNLELELDLE, encoded by the exons ATGATGGCGTTGGGGACGCTCGTGAGGaagccgccgctgccgccgggcGGTTGTAGAGCCTTCTGGGGATGGCTGAATGCCGTGTTCAACAA GGTGGACCACGAGCGCATCCGGGCCGTGGGGCCGGACCGCGCGGCCTCGGAGTGGCTGCTGCGCTGCGGGGCCCTGGTCAGGTACCAGGGCTCGCCCAAGTGGCAGCAGGACTACAACGGGCTCCCCACGGGGCCCCTGGGCCGGTACAAGATCGAGGCCATCAACGCCACCGACTCCTGCATCATGTACAGAGGCTTTGACTATCTGG ATGGCCTGGAGCACGTGACGGACATCAGGCTGGAGAAGTGCATGTACATCCAGGACCAGTGTCTGCAGAGGCTCGGCGACACCAGCAACCTGCAGaagagcctgcagcagctgaagatcATTTCCTGTGGGAATGTCACAGACAAAGGCATCCTTGCACTCCACAAGCTGAC GAACCTGGAATATTTGTATCTGAGTGACCTTCCTGGgatcaaagagaaagaaaaaaccttcCGTGTCCTTCAGCAGGCGCTGCCCaacctggagctggagctggatttGGAATAA
- the CDKL1 gene encoding cyclin-dependent kinase-like 1 isoform X1, translating to MERYEKLGKVGEGSYGVVFKCRNKDTGQIVAIKKFLESEEDPVIRKIALREIRMLKQLKHPNLVRLLEVFRRKRRLHLVFEYCEHTVLQELHKHPRGVPEYLVKSITWQTLQAVNFCHKHNCIHRDVKPENILITKHSVIKLCDFGFARILTGPSDYYTDYVATRWYRCPELLVGDTQYGPAVDVWAIGCVFAELLSGLPLWPGRSDADQLYLIRRTLGDLIPRHQQVFSTNQFFSGVRIPDPESMEPLEVKFPNVSYSALALMKGCLRMDPAERQSCEQLLQHPYFDSFREAAELGREHEKGARRPARLPRKHMPGGKKTVLLLKVSFGVKEEQDRGMGSMWPARLGHSTFHTSLWKVTALEGEADME from the exons ATGGAGCGCTACGAGAAGCTGGGCAAGGTCGGGGAGGGCTCCTACGGCGTCGTCTTCAAGTGCCGCAACAAGGACACGGGGCAGATTGTGGCCATCAAGAAGTTCCTGGAGTCCGAGGAGGACCCGGTGATCCGGAAGATCGCCCTGAGGGAGATCCGCATGCTCAAG CAACTCAAGCACCCCAACCTGGTGAGGCTGCTGGAGGTGTTCCGGAGGAAGCGGCGGCTGCACCTGGTGTTCGAGTACTGCGAGCACAccgtgctgcaggagctgcacaagCACCCCCGCGG GGTGCCAGAGTACCTGGTGAAGAGCATAACCTGGCAGACCCTGCAGGCTGTGAACTTCTGCCATAAACACAAT TGCATCCACCGGGATGTGAAGCCAGAGAACATCCTGATAACAAAGCACTCGGTCATCAAGCTCTGTGACTTCGGATTTGCTCGCATACTGA CTGGTCCCAGTGACTACTACACGGACTACGTGGCCACCAGGTGGTACCGCTGCCCGGAGCTGCTGGTGGGGGACACCCAGTACGGCCCCGCCGTGGACGTGTGGGCCATCGGCTGCGTGTTCGCCGAGCTGCTCTCGGGGCTGCCCCTGTGGCCGGGCAGGTCGGACGCGGACCAGCTGTACCTGATCCGCAGGACCCTGG GGGATCTCATTCCCAGGCACCAGCAAGTGTTCAGCACCAACCAGTTCTTCAGTGGGGTAAGAATTCCAGACCCAGAGAGCATG gagCCATTGGAAGTGAAATTCCCCAATGTTTCATACTCTGCACTGGCTCTCATGAAG GGCTGCCTTCGGATGGACCCTGcggagaggcagagctgtgagcagctgctgcagcacccctACTTTGACAGCttcagggaggcagcagagctgggcagagaaCACGAGAAGGGCGCTCGCAGGCCAGCCAGGCTGCCTCGGAAGCACATGCCAGGG GGAAAGAAAACTGTGCTACTGCTTAAGGTGAGTTTTGGGGTCAAAGAAGAGCAGGATCGAGGAATGGGATCCATGTGGCCAGCTCGTCTCGGCCATTCCACCTTCCACACCTCCCTCTGGAAGGTCACGGCTTTGGAAGGGGAAGCAGATATGGAATGA
- the CDKL1 gene encoding cyclin-dependent kinase-like 1 isoform X2, with amino-acid sequence MERYEKLGKVGEGSYGVVFKCRNKDTGQIVAIKKFLESEEDPVIRKIALREIRMLKQLKHPNLVRLLEVFRRKRRLHLVFEYCEHTVLQELHKHPRGVPEYLVKSITWQTLQAVNFCHKHNCIHRDVKPENILITKHSVIKLCDFGFARILTGPSDYYTDYVATRWYRCPELLVGDTQYGPAVDVWAIGCVFAELLSGLPLWPGRSDADQLYLIRRTLGDLIPRHQQVFSTNQFFSGEPLEVKFPNVSYSALALMKGCLRMDPAERQSCEQLLQHPYFDSFREAAELGREHEKGARRPARLPRKHMPGGKKTVLLLKVSFGVKEEQDRGMGSMWPARLGHSTFHTSLWKVTALEGEADME; translated from the exons ATGGAGCGCTACGAGAAGCTGGGCAAGGTCGGGGAGGGCTCCTACGGCGTCGTCTTCAAGTGCCGCAACAAGGACACGGGGCAGATTGTGGCCATCAAGAAGTTCCTGGAGTCCGAGGAGGACCCGGTGATCCGGAAGATCGCCCTGAGGGAGATCCGCATGCTCAAG CAACTCAAGCACCCCAACCTGGTGAGGCTGCTGGAGGTGTTCCGGAGGAAGCGGCGGCTGCACCTGGTGTTCGAGTACTGCGAGCACAccgtgctgcaggagctgcacaagCACCCCCGCGG GGTGCCAGAGTACCTGGTGAAGAGCATAACCTGGCAGACCCTGCAGGCTGTGAACTTCTGCCATAAACACAAT TGCATCCACCGGGATGTGAAGCCAGAGAACATCCTGATAACAAAGCACTCGGTCATCAAGCTCTGTGACTTCGGATTTGCTCGCATACTGA CTGGTCCCAGTGACTACTACACGGACTACGTGGCCACCAGGTGGTACCGCTGCCCGGAGCTGCTGGTGGGGGACACCCAGTACGGCCCCGCCGTGGACGTGTGGGCCATCGGCTGCGTGTTCGCCGAGCTGCTCTCGGGGCTGCCCCTGTGGCCGGGCAGGTCGGACGCGGACCAGCTGTACCTGATCCGCAGGACCCTGG GGGATCTCATTCCCAGGCACCAGCAAGTGTTCAGCACCAACCAGTTCTTCAGTGGG gagCCATTGGAAGTGAAATTCCCCAATGTTTCATACTCTGCACTGGCTCTCATGAAG GGCTGCCTTCGGATGGACCCTGcggagaggcagagctgtgagcagctgctgcagcacccctACTTTGACAGCttcagggaggcagcagagctgggcagagaaCACGAGAAGGGCGCTCGCAGGCCAGCCAGGCTGCCTCGGAAGCACATGCCAGGG GGAAAGAAAACTGTGCTACTGCTTAAGGTGAGTTTTGGGGTCAAAGAAGAGCAGGATCGAGGAATGGGATCCATGTGGCCAGCTCGTCTCGGCCATTCCACCTTCCACACCTCCCTCTGGAAGGTCACGGCTTTGGAAGGGGAAGCAGATATGGAATGA
- the CDKL1 gene encoding cyclin-dependent kinase-like 1 isoform X4, producing MERYEKLGKVGEGSYGVVFKCRNKDTGQIVAIKKFLESEEDPVIRKIALREIRMLKQLKHPNLVRLLEVFRRKRRLHLVFEYCEHTVLQELHKHPRGVPEYLVKSITWQTLQAVNFCHKHNCIHRDVKPENILITKHSVIKLCDFGFARILTGPSDYYTDYVATRWYRCPELLVGDTQYGPAVDVWAIGCVFAELLSGLPLWPGRSDADQLYLIRRTLGDLIPRHQQVFSTNQFFSGVRIPDPESMEPLEVKFPNVSYSALALMKGCLRMDPAERQSCEQLLQHPYFDSFREAAELGREHEKGARRPARLPRKHMPGGKKTVLLLKVTALEGEADME from the exons ATGGAGCGCTACGAGAAGCTGGGCAAGGTCGGGGAGGGCTCCTACGGCGTCGTCTTCAAGTGCCGCAACAAGGACACGGGGCAGATTGTGGCCATCAAGAAGTTCCTGGAGTCCGAGGAGGACCCGGTGATCCGGAAGATCGCCCTGAGGGAGATCCGCATGCTCAAG CAACTCAAGCACCCCAACCTGGTGAGGCTGCTGGAGGTGTTCCGGAGGAAGCGGCGGCTGCACCTGGTGTTCGAGTACTGCGAGCACAccgtgctgcaggagctgcacaagCACCCCCGCGG GGTGCCAGAGTACCTGGTGAAGAGCATAACCTGGCAGACCCTGCAGGCTGTGAACTTCTGCCATAAACACAAT TGCATCCACCGGGATGTGAAGCCAGAGAACATCCTGATAACAAAGCACTCGGTCATCAAGCTCTGTGACTTCGGATTTGCTCGCATACTGA CTGGTCCCAGTGACTACTACACGGACTACGTGGCCACCAGGTGGTACCGCTGCCCGGAGCTGCTGGTGGGGGACACCCAGTACGGCCCCGCCGTGGACGTGTGGGCCATCGGCTGCGTGTTCGCCGAGCTGCTCTCGGGGCTGCCCCTGTGGCCGGGCAGGTCGGACGCGGACCAGCTGTACCTGATCCGCAGGACCCTGG GGGATCTCATTCCCAGGCACCAGCAAGTGTTCAGCACCAACCAGTTCTTCAGTGGGGTAAGAATTCCAGACCCAGAGAGCATG gagCCATTGGAAGTGAAATTCCCCAATGTTTCATACTCTGCACTGGCTCTCATGAAG GGCTGCCTTCGGATGGACCCTGcggagaggcagagctgtgagcagctgctgcagcacccctACTTTGACAGCttcagggaggcagcagagctgggcagagaaCACGAGAAGGGCGCTCGCAGGCCAGCCAGGCTGCCTCGGAAGCACATGCCAGGG GGAAAGAAAACTGTGCTACTGCTTAAG GTCACGGCTTTGGAAGGGGAAGCAGATATGGAATGA
- the CDKL1 gene encoding cyclin-dependent kinase-like 1 isoform X3 yields MERYEKLGKVGEGSYGVVFKCRNKDTGQIVAIKKFLESEEDPVIRKIALREIRMLKQLKHPNLVRLLEVFRRKRRLHLVFEYCEHTVLQELHKHPRGVPEYLVKSITWQTLQAVNFCHKHNCIHRDVKPENILITKHSVIKLCDFGFARILTGPSDYYTDYVATRWYRCPELLVGDTQYGPAVDVWAIGCVFAELLSGLPLWPGRSDADQLYLIRRTLGDLIPRHQQVFSTNQFFSGVRIPDPESMEPLEVKFPNVSYSALALMKGCLRMDPAERQSCEQLLQHPYFDSFREAAELGREHEKGARRPARLPRKHMPGLQHLPQLTCSKVLPALDSKKNCCKTRKSKYHFPNI; encoded by the exons ATGGAGCGCTACGAGAAGCTGGGCAAGGTCGGGGAGGGCTCCTACGGCGTCGTCTTCAAGTGCCGCAACAAGGACACGGGGCAGATTGTGGCCATCAAGAAGTTCCTGGAGTCCGAGGAGGACCCGGTGATCCGGAAGATCGCCCTGAGGGAGATCCGCATGCTCAAG CAACTCAAGCACCCCAACCTGGTGAGGCTGCTGGAGGTGTTCCGGAGGAAGCGGCGGCTGCACCTGGTGTTCGAGTACTGCGAGCACAccgtgctgcaggagctgcacaagCACCCCCGCGG GGTGCCAGAGTACCTGGTGAAGAGCATAACCTGGCAGACCCTGCAGGCTGTGAACTTCTGCCATAAACACAAT TGCATCCACCGGGATGTGAAGCCAGAGAACATCCTGATAACAAAGCACTCGGTCATCAAGCTCTGTGACTTCGGATTTGCTCGCATACTGA CTGGTCCCAGTGACTACTACACGGACTACGTGGCCACCAGGTGGTACCGCTGCCCGGAGCTGCTGGTGGGGGACACCCAGTACGGCCCCGCCGTGGACGTGTGGGCCATCGGCTGCGTGTTCGCCGAGCTGCTCTCGGGGCTGCCCCTGTGGCCGGGCAGGTCGGACGCGGACCAGCTGTACCTGATCCGCAGGACCCTGG GGGATCTCATTCCCAGGCACCAGCAAGTGTTCAGCACCAACCAGTTCTTCAGTGGGGTAAGAATTCCAGACCCAGAGAGCATG gagCCATTGGAAGTGAAATTCCCCAATGTTTCATACTCTGCACTGGCTCTCATGAAG GGCTGCCTTCGGATGGACCCTGcggagaggcagagctgtgagcagctgctgcagcacccctACTTTGACAGCttcagggaggcagcagagctgggcagagaaCACGAGAAGGGCGCTCGCAGGCCAGCCAGGCTGCCTCGGAAGCACATGCCAGGG TTACAGCACCTGCCTCAGCTGACCTGCAGCAAAGTTCTCCCAGCTTTGGACAGCAAGAAGAACTGCTGCAAAACAAGGAAATCAAAGTACCACTTCCCAAACATCTGA